Proteins encoded by one window of Kribbella italica:
- a CDS encoding DUF2029 domain-containing protein — translation MSAEETNAGEVASSTDQQTARANRDGRRAVGLYLTSTALIVAAGLLGPSVVVLTLTNRHAWLPSYWFDSKPNDWLVTVMIYVAILLGGYGVYLATRALKHGWAPRVQRLVALGIGTTAAITLVPPMASGDVLIYAAYGRIMSLGGNPYTTAPADTIRLGYDPVIAATERPWQGARSVYGPIATWIQWFSSWVGGDSMQLTVWMLQLTVAVSLVVSGLLLLKLVGPDLVNRRRVAMLALANPLLLWTVLAGAHNDAIAVMFAVLALVLFRRHVFAAGLMLGVAGCTKLSIGLVGVAMLWALRADRRRALMFCLGGGVAMAGLYAVVGLQAFQQARSQTSFISTGTPHKVIFSLFDLFLPGALVRTVIGIVAWVGLIFVAILLSQVFPKSLIPQTHPDDPTPAAIRYTAIYAVAWLLTAMYTLPWYDVIAWTALAAVAASKVDKLMVIRTTMLAIAYVPGRDPNARQVAASLSESLEWFSARLRDTITPAVELAVLVMLILWARRGGAQWWPYDWPKRKAKTAPEKAASQ, via the coding sequence ATGAGCGCCGAAGAGACCAACGCCGGTGAAGTAGCTTCAAGTACCGACCAGCAAACCGCCCGCGCGAACCGCGACGGGCGTCGTGCCGTTGGTCTCTACCTGACCTCGACGGCGTTGATCGTCGCCGCCGGACTGCTCGGCCCCTCCGTCGTCGTCCTCACGCTGACCAACCGCCACGCCTGGCTCCCGTCGTACTGGTTCGACAGCAAGCCGAACGACTGGCTCGTCACGGTGATGATCTACGTCGCCATCCTGCTCGGCGGGTACGGCGTCTACCTGGCGACCCGCGCCCTCAAGCACGGCTGGGCCCCGCGCGTCCAGCGATTGGTTGCCCTAGGCATCGGCACGACGGCCGCCATCACGCTGGTCCCGCCGATGGCCTCGGGCGACGTGCTGATCTACGCGGCGTACGGCCGGATCATGTCGCTCGGCGGCAACCCGTACACGACCGCCCCCGCGGACACGATCCGCCTCGGCTACGACCCGGTGATCGCCGCGACCGAGCGGCCCTGGCAGGGCGCGCGCAGCGTGTACGGGCCGATCGCGACCTGGATCCAGTGGTTCTCGTCCTGGGTCGGCGGCGACTCGATGCAGCTGACCGTCTGGATGCTGCAGCTGACGGTCGCGGTCAGCCTGGTCGTCTCGGGCCTGCTGCTGCTCAAGCTGGTCGGCCCCGACCTGGTGAACCGCCGCCGCGTCGCGATGCTCGCCCTGGCCAACCCGCTGCTGCTGTGGACGGTCCTGGCCGGCGCGCACAACGACGCGATCGCGGTGATGTTCGCGGTGCTCGCGCTGGTGCTGTTCCGCCGGCACGTGTTCGCGGCGGGGTTGATGCTCGGCGTCGCGGGCTGCACCAAACTGTCGATCGGCCTGGTCGGCGTCGCGATGCTCTGGGCGCTGCGGGCGGACCGCCGGCGCGCGCTGATGTTCTGTCTCGGCGGCGGCGTCGCGATGGCCGGCCTGTACGCCGTGGTCGGCCTGCAGGCCTTCCAGCAGGCGCGCTCGCAGACGTCGTTCATCTCGACCGGTACGCCGCACAAGGTGATCTTCAGCCTGTTCGACCTGTTCCTGCCCGGGGCGCTCGTCCGGACCGTCATCGGGATCGTCGCCTGGGTCGGCCTGATCTTCGTCGCGATCCTGCTGTCGCAGGTGTTCCCGAAGTCGCTGATCCCGCAGACGCACCCGGACGACCCGACCCCGGCCGCCATCCGGTACACGGCGATCTACGCGGTCGCCTGGCTGCTGACGGCGATGTACACGCTGCCTTGGTACGACGTGATCGCCTGGACCGCTTTGGCCGCGGTCGCGGCGTCGAAGGTCGACAAGCTGATGGTGATCCGGACGACGATGCTCGCGATCGCGTACGTCCCCGGCCGGGATCCGAACGCGCGCCAGGTCGCGGCGTCGCTGTCGGAGTCGCTGGAGTGGTTCAGCGCCCGGCTGCGCGACACCATCACGCCGGCGGTCGAGCTCGCCGTACTGGTGATGCTGATCCTGTGGGCCCGGCGTGGTGGGGCGCAGTGGTGGCCGTACGACTGGCCGAAGCGCAAGGCGAAAACCGCGCCGGAGAAGGCGGCGTCCCAGTAG
- a CDS encoding diacylglycerol kinase family protein — MNHHPPSHLGRAVTVVLGALPFAVVTLLVFGGWPPLRRWDDSIAARVASYGASRPSWVDLWQVMGAVVLPWTMRGVLLGVAIYLWHRRARLLTVWLIVSAGAELGLVQAVAHIFDRARPAGTLVEVDGWSYVSSHATAAFVMAGALGVVLPSVRGWRRRFRTLVLLPTIAVVLLASADRIFLNVHYVSDVLGGWALGLAILTATSIGFGLRPGLRRRRRRTPSDEARTTPPRAAVIVNPIKVGDGVAFRRKVSRALAVRGFDDPLWLETREDDAGNAMAKRAIENESDLVLVAGGDGTVRVVTAALANTAIPVGVIPAGTGNLLARNLHIPLDLDDALERILDGRERRIDLVKVHGDGLDTDHFAVMAGLGLDAAIITGAPPILKAQIGWTAYLVSAAKNINHPSVKVRIAVDDDEPIERRVRTVVIGNVGMLQANIPLLPDARPDDGLIDVVVIAPRRVTQWPLVFWRVMTRTKRTEMYLERFTARKVEVTAAVDVQRQLDGDGIGPGRFLSAEVEPGALVVRVPKRR, encoded by the coding sequence ATGAACCACCATCCACCCAGTCATCTCGGCCGTGCGGTCACGGTCGTGCTGGGTGCATTGCCGTTCGCCGTGGTCACGCTGCTGGTCTTCGGCGGCTGGCCGCCACTGCGCCGATGGGACGACTCCATCGCCGCGCGCGTCGCGTCGTACGGCGCCTCCCGGCCGAGCTGGGTCGACCTGTGGCAGGTGATGGGCGCTGTGGTCCTGCCGTGGACCATGCGCGGTGTGCTGCTCGGGGTCGCGATCTACCTGTGGCACCGCCGGGCCCGCCTGCTGACGGTCTGGCTGATCGTCTCGGCCGGCGCCGAGCTGGGTCTGGTCCAGGCCGTCGCGCACATCTTCGACCGGGCCCGGCCGGCCGGGACGCTGGTCGAGGTCGACGGCTGGTCGTACGTCTCGTCGCACGCGACGGCCGCCTTCGTGATGGCCGGCGCGCTCGGCGTCGTGCTGCCGTCGGTCCGCGGCTGGCGACGCCGGTTCCGGACCCTCGTGCTGCTGCCGACGATCGCGGTCGTCCTGCTCGCCTCGGCGGACCGGATCTTCCTGAACGTGCACTACGTGTCCGACGTGCTGGGCGGCTGGGCGCTCGGGCTGGCGATCCTGACCGCGACGTCGATCGGGTTCGGGCTGCGGCCGGGCCTGCGCCGGCGGCGGCGCCGCACTCCGTCCGACGAAGCCCGTACGACGCCGCCGCGCGCGGCGGTGATCGTCAATCCGATCAAGGTCGGGGACGGCGTCGCGTTCCGCCGGAAGGTGTCCCGCGCGCTCGCCGTCCGCGGCTTCGACGACCCGCTGTGGCTGGAGACCCGCGAGGACGACGCCGGCAACGCGATGGCCAAGCGCGCGATCGAGAACGAGTCCGACCTGGTCCTCGTGGCCGGCGGCGACGGGACGGTCCGTGTCGTCACCGCCGCGCTCGCCAACACGGCGATCCCGGTCGGGGTCATTCCGGCCGGCACGGGGAACCTGCTGGCCCGAAACCTGCACATCCCGCTCGACCTGGACGACGCGCTGGAGCGCATCCTGGACGGCCGGGAGCGGCGGATCGACCTGGTCAAGGTGCACGGCGACGGGCTCGACACCGACCACTTCGCGGTGATGGCCGGGCTCGGCCTGGACGCCGCGATCATCACCGGGGCGCCGCCGATCCTGAAGGCGCAGATCGGCTGGACGGCGTACCTGGTGTCGGCGGCCAAGAACATCAACCACCCGTCGGTGAAGGTCCGGATCGCGGTCGACGACGACGAGCCGATCGAGCGCCGGGTCCGGACCGTCGTGATCGGCAACGTCGGGATGCTGCAGGCGAACATCCCGCTGCTGCCGGACGCGCGCCCGGACGACGGGCTGATCGACGTCGTGGTGATCGCGCCGCGGCGGGTGACGCAGTGGCCGCTGGTGTTCTGGCGGGTGATGACCCGGACCAAGCGGACCGAGATGTACCTCGAGCGCTTCACCGCGCGGAAGGTCGAGGTCACCGCCGCGGTCGACGTCCAGCGCCAGCTCGACGGCGACGGGATCGGCCCGGGGCGGTTCCTGTCGGCCGAGGTCGAGCCGGGCGCGCTCGTCGTACGGGTGCCCAAGCGGCGCTGA
- a CDS encoding HAD family hydrolase → MRRTPRLVATDLDGTLVHSDSTVSPFTQATVRAIQEAGAVFVMVTARPPRWLHDLSDLVGAHGVAIVANGAILYDVAARKAIRTRLIDPAVALEVAQAIRAAVPEVEFAIERPDRYGQEPHYLNRWPKPDDTLIAAIDELLAEPAAKLLVRHRSLHSDELLARVAPIVGERVAASHSGGTGLVEIAASGVSKAAMLADFAAEQGISAAETIAFGDSLNDLPMLTWAGTSYGVGNAHPEVLAVVDHVCGTNDEDGVATVLAALFDL, encoded by the coding sequence ATGCGCAGAACACCCCGCCTGGTGGCCACCGATCTGGACGGCACGCTGGTCCACAGTGACTCCACCGTCTCCCCGTTCACCCAAGCGACCGTGCGCGCGATCCAGGAGGCCGGCGCCGTCTTCGTGATGGTCACCGCGCGGCCGCCGCGCTGGCTGCACGACCTGTCCGACCTGGTCGGCGCGCACGGTGTCGCGATCGTTGCCAACGGCGCCATTCTGTACGACGTCGCCGCGCGCAAGGCGATCCGGACCCGGCTGATCGACCCGGCCGTCGCGCTGGAGGTCGCGCAGGCGATCCGCGCCGCCGTACCGGAGGTCGAGTTCGCGATCGAGCGACCGGACCGCTACGGACAGGAACCGCACTACCTGAACCGCTGGCCCAAGCCGGACGACACGTTGATCGCCGCCATCGACGAACTGCTCGCCGAGCCGGCGGCGAAACTCCTGGTCCGGCACCGCAGTCTGCACTCCGACGAGCTGCTGGCGCGCGTCGCGCCGATCGTGGGCGAGCGGGTGGCGGCCAGCCACAGCGGCGGGACCGGGCTGGTGGAGATCGCCGCGAGCGGTGTCTCGAAGGCCGCGATGCTGGCCGATTTCGCTGCGGAACAAGGCATTTCGGCGGCCGAGACGATCGCCTTCGGGGACTCGCTGAACGATCTGCCGATGCTGACCTGGGCCGGTACGTCGTACGGCGTGGGCAACGCGCATCCCGAGGTGCTCGCGGTCGTCGACCACGTCTGCGGAACGAACGACGAGGACGGTGTCGCCACCGTCCTCGCTGCGCTGTTCGATCTCTAG
- a CDS encoding DUF4446 family protein has protein sequence MSSTLAAGFAIAALFVAVLALVFAVQALRGQTAAAKDVPPVTPPKTELAPRPEPKPGTVGAQLHTLGAQLDKTQAALKLSLQHLAIVRYDAFGDMGGRMSWSVALLDDNGDGVVLTSINSRNDARSYAKEISAFESEAKLSPEEEEALETLRKQAAAPATPEQA, from the coding sequence GTGTCTTCGACGTTAGCCGCCGGTTTCGCGATCGCCGCACTCTTCGTAGCGGTGCTCGCTCTCGTGTTCGCCGTACAGGCGTTGCGGGGGCAGACCGCCGCGGCCAAGGACGTGCCGCCCGTGACTCCGCCGAAGACCGAGCTCGCCCCGCGGCCGGAGCCCAAGCCGGGCACGGTCGGCGCGCAGCTGCACACCCTTGGCGCGCAGCTGGACAAGACCCAGGCCGCCCTGAAGCTCTCGCTCCAGCACCTGGCGATCGTCCGGTACGACGCCTTCGGCGACATGGGCGGCCGGATGTCCTGGTCGGTGGCCCTGCTCGACGACAACGGCGACGGCGTCGTCCTGACGTCGATCAACAGCCGCAACGACGCCCGCTCGTACGCCAAGGAGATCAGCGCGTTCGAGAGCGAGGCCAAGCTGTCCCCGGAGGAAGAGGAAGCCCTCGAAACCCTCCGCAAGCAGGCCGCCGCCCCCGCCACGCCCGAGCAGGCCTGA
- a CDS encoding HAD family hydrolase, whose translation MTATAGWRPRAIALDIDGTLVDHDERISAAVVDAVARASAQVPIILATGRSWQSTVPVARRLGLKAGFVVVSNGARTLSYPDGEIVDERTFDPATVITSVREHAPNARMAVEEHDGGYRVTAPFPDGDLGGDAIRVVTDAELAPEPVTRLIIRDPDASEADFVELAEQLGLHGVSYFVGWTAWLDIAPEGVDKSTGLKVALTQLGLDASGLVAIGDGRNDIEMLTYAGLGVAMGAAPDEVKAAADEVTKSVQDDGVAAVLNRWF comes from the coding sequence ATGACGGCGACCGCCGGCTGGCGGCCGCGGGCGATCGCGCTCGACATCGACGGCACCCTGGTCGACCACGACGAGCGGATCTCCGCCGCCGTGGTCGACGCCGTCGCGCGGGCGTCGGCGCAAGTGCCGATCATCCTGGCCACCGGCCGGTCCTGGCAGTCGACGGTCCCGGTCGCGCGACGGCTCGGACTGAAGGCCGGATTCGTTGTCGTGAGCAACGGTGCGCGCACCCTCAGCTACCCGGACGGCGAGATCGTCGACGAGCGCACCTTCGATCCGGCGACCGTGATCACCTCGGTCCGCGAGCACGCGCCGAACGCGCGGATGGCGGTCGAGGAGCACGACGGCGGGTACCGGGTGACCGCGCCGTTCCCGGACGGCGACCTCGGCGGCGACGCGATCCGCGTGGTCACCGACGCCGAGCTGGCGCCGGAGCCGGTGACCCGGTTGATCATCCGCGACCCGGACGCCTCGGAGGCGGACTTCGTCGAGCTGGCCGAGCAGCTCGGTCTGCACGGGGTCAGCTACTTCGTCGGCTGGACCGCGTGGCTGGACATCGCGCCGGAGGGCGTCGACAAGAGCACCGGCCTGAAGGTCGCGCTGACGCAGCTCGGTCTGGACGCCTCCGGGCTGGTCGCGATCGGTGACGGACGCAACGACATCGAGATGCTGACGTACGCCGGGCTCGGGGTCGCGATGGGTGCGGCGCCGGACGAGGTCAAGGCCGCGGCCGACGAGGTGACCAAGTCGGTGCAGGACGACGGCGTGGCCGCCGTACTGAACCGCTGGTTCTGA
- the larB gene encoding nickel pincer cofactor biosynthesis protein LarB, with the protein MTHLPDPGPLPGVHDLGYARLDTDRLERTGDPEVVYGAGKTPVQIVELLRTLHATHGGRAALATRLSPEAQELVAAELPEAVVDPVGRTAVLGTVPEPSGTVAVVSAGTSDAPVAAEAATTARVFGAGVELITDVGVAGLHRVLGVRERLAAADCLIVVAGMEGALPSVVGGLTGVPLVAVPTSVGYGASFGGVAALLGMLNSCAPGVTVVNIDNGFGAGVFAARVARRAAPAEVKEQ; encoded by the coding sequence GTGACCCATCTGCCTGACCCTGGACCTTTGCCCGGCGTGCACGACCTCGGGTACGCCCGCCTCGACACCGACCGCCTGGAGCGCACCGGCGACCCGGAAGTGGTCTACGGCGCCGGCAAGACGCCCGTTCAGATCGTGGAACTGCTGCGCACGCTGCACGCGACCCATGGCGGTCGTGCCGCGCTCGCGACCCGGCTGTCGCCGGAGGCGCAGGAGCTGGTCGCGGCCGAGCTGCCGGAGGCTGTCGTCGACCCGGTCGGCCGTACGGCGGTGCTCGGGACCGTGCCGGAGCCGAGTGGGACTGTGGCTGTGGTGTCGGCCGGTACGTCGGACGCGCCGGTCGCCGCGGAGGCCGCGACGACGGCTCGGGTGTTCGGGGCTGGGGTTGAGCTGATCACCGACGTGGGTGTTGCTGGGCTGCATCGTGTGCTGGGGGTGCGTGAGCGGCTGGCCGCGGCGGACTGCCTGATCGTGGTCGCCGGGATGGAAGGCGCGCTGCCGAGTGTGGTCGGCGGGCTGACGGGGGTGCCGCTGGTCGCCGTACCGACGTCTGTTGGGTACGGCGCTTCGTTCGGCGGGGTGGCGGCGCTGCTCGGGATGCTGAACTCGTGTGCGCCCGGGGTGACCGTGGTGAACATCGACAACGGCTTCGGAGCCGGCGTGTTCGCGGCGCGGGTCGCCCGGCGCGCGGCCCCGGCGGAGGTGAAGGAGCAGTGA
- the serS gene encoding serine--tRNA ligase: MIDAKVLRENPDVVRDALTKRGESPAQVDEILVADSERRSSIAAFESLRAEQKGLGKQVAQAKGDERTALLERTKALAAEVKAHEATANEAEKRFDVLSRALPNLVSDQAPVGGEADFVVIEEIGKPRDFAAEGFEPRDHLELGELLGAIDMERGAKVSGARFYFLKGVAAQLQLGMLQLAINQAVEYGFTPMITPTLVKPEVMDGTGYLNAHDDVYRLDEPELYLVGTSEVALAGYHMDEIVDLSAGPMRYAGWSSCYRREAGSYGKDTRGIIRVHQFDKVEMFSYCSLEDAEAEHQRLLGWEKEMLDKMELAYRVIDTATGDLGASAYRKFDCEAWVPTQGAYRELTSTSNTTDYQARRLNIRHRDADGKTRHVATLNGTLATTRWIVAILETHQLPDGSVRVPTALRPYVGGREVLEPVRG, from the coding sequence GTGATCGATGCCAAAGTGCTCCGTGAGAACCCCGATGTCGTCCGTGACGCGCTGACCAAGCGCGGCGAGAGTCCGGCCCAGGTCGACGAGATCCTGGTGGCCGACTCCGAGCGTCGATCGTCGATCGCGGCCTTCGAGTCGCTGCGGGCGGAGCAGAAGGGCCTCGGCAAGCAGGTCGCGCAGGCCAAGGGCGACGAGCGGACCGCGCTGCTGGAGCGCACCAAGGCGCTGGCCGCCGAGGTGAAGGCCCACGAGGCGACCGCGAACGAGGCCGAGAAGCGCTTCGACGTCCTGTCCCGTGCCCTGCCGAACCTGGTCTCCGACCAGGCCCCGGTCGGTGGCGAGGCGGACTTCGTGGTGATCGAGGAGATCGGCAAGCCACGTGACTTCGCCGCCGAGGGCTTCGAGCCGCGCGACCACCTCGAGCTCGGTGAGCTGCTCGGCGCGATCGACATGGAGCGCGGCGCGAAGGTTTCCGGTGCCCGCTTCTACTTCCTCAAGGGCGTTGCCGCCCAGCTCCAGCTCGGCATGCTCCAGCTCGCGATCAACCAGGCGGTGGAGTACGGCTTCACCCCGATGATCACGCCGACGCTGGTCAAGCCCGAGGTGATGGACGGCACCGGGTACCTGAACGCCCACGACGACGTCTACCGCCTGGACGAGCCGGAGCTCTACCTGGTCGGTACGTCGGAGGTAGCGCTGGCCGGGTACCACATGGACGAGATCGTCGACCTGTCCGCCGGCCCGATGCGGTACGCCGGGTGGTCGTCCTGCTACCGGCGCGAAGCCGGCTCGTACGGGAAGGACACCCGCGGGATCATCCGCGTCCACCAGTTCGACAAGGTCGAGATGTTCTCCTACTGCAGCCTCGAGGACGCCGAGGCGGAGCACCAGCGGCTGCTGGGCTGGGAGAAGGAGATGCTCGACAAGATGGAACTGGCCTACCGGGTGATCGACACGGCGACCGGCGACCTGGGCGCCTCGGCGTACCGGAAGTTCGACTGCGAGGCGTGGGTGCCGACCCAGGGCGCCTACCGCGAGCTCACCTCCACGTCGAACACGACCGACTACCAGGCCCGCCGGCTGAACATCCGGCACCGCGACGCCGACGGCAAGACCCGCCACGTCGCGACGCTGAACGGCACGCTGGCCACCACCCGGTGGATCGTCGCCATCCTGGAGACGCACCAGCTGCCCGACGGCTCGGTCCGGGTCCCGACGGCGCTGCGTCCGTACGTCGGCGGCCGCGAGGTCCTCGAACCGGTCCGCGGATGA
- a CDS encoding WhiB family transcriptional regulator — MTGCIARSDIFQHRLMEEPPPASATRRTRERYEQLVREAKAVCASCPLFTDCLFSAVAEHDVSGFVAGTTAVQRRSMRNLLDVEVQADDFDQLAGARGTRRPVSHEEVLRLRTQYPNDSLESLAMRLGCSLSTVKRHLRRARRGQSPAAKAPRARPEVSAVLDAFDAVVDQPCPAPRTGTTRVA, encoded by the coding sequence ATGACCGGCTGTATCGCACGATCCGACATTTTCCAGCACCGCCTGATGGAGGAGCCGCCGCCCGCGTCGGCGACCCGCCGGACCAGGGAGCGGTACGAGCAGCTGGTCCGGGAAGCCAAAGCGGTCTGCGCTTCCTGCCCGCTGTTCACCGACTGCCTGTTCAGCGCGGTGGCCGAGCACGACGTCAGCGGCTTCGTCGCCGGAACCACTGCTGTACAACGTCGTTCAATGCGCAACCTGTTGGACGTCGAGGTCCAGGCCGACGACTTCGACCAGCTCGCCGGGGCCCGCGGGACCCGCCGGCCGGTCAGCCACGAAGAGGTCCTGCGCCTGCGGACCCAGTACCCCAACGACAGCCTCGAGTCGCTCGCGATGCGCCTCGGATGCTCGCTGTCGACCGTGAAACGCCACCTGCGCAGGGCTCGCCGTGGTCAGAGCCCGGCCGCCAAGGCACCGCGGGCCCGTCCGGAGGTCAGCGCCGTCCTGGACGCGTTCGACGCCGTGGTGGACCAGCCCTGCCCCGCACCGCGCACCGGCACCACCCGCGTCGCCTGA
- the larC gene encoding nickel pincer cofactor biosynthesis protein LarC: MRVAWIDCSAGASGDMLLGAFLDAGADVALVNAAVAAVDRSLSVRVEKTLRHQIAATKASVYVNEEPHPENDPNAAYAEPAADTGHGHGHGHDHETAGHGHSHEGATRSWAEVRRVIEGAGLDSAVQERALDTFARLARAEGSAHGVDPDDVHFHEVGALDAIADIVGVAAASISLELDRIVVSTVALGGGRQVRGQHGGIPIPGPAVLHLLREAEAPVVGGTAPYEMTTPTGAALLATLADEFGLMPPIRILQTGVGAGGRDPVEVPNIVRVVIGEATAQPSTELVYETNVDDLDPRIWPQVLARLLQAGAADAWLTPILMKKGRPAHTLSVLTSSANAEVVRSVILTETSAIGLREFPIRKHAADREFASVEVSGQRIHVKIARYGGQVVNVQPEYEDVVAAATALDKPVKSVLAQAIAAGHDLWG; encoded by the coding sequence GTGAGAGTCGCCTGGATCGACTGCTCAGCCGGCGCGTCCGGCGACATGCTCCTCGGGGCGTTCCTGGACGCGGGCGCGGACGTCGCGCTCGTCAACGCCGCTGTTGCGGCGGTCGACCGGTCGCTGTCGGTGCGCGTGGAGAAGACGCTCAGACACCAGATCGCGGCCACCAAGGCGTCGGTGTACGTGAACGAGGAGCCGCACCCGGAGAACGACCCGAACGCGGCGTACGCGGAACCGGCGGCTGACACCGGACATGGTCATGGACACGGACATGACCATGAAACTGCAGGGCACGGGCACTCGCACGAGGGGGCTACCCGGTCCTGGGCTGAGGTTCGGCGGGTGATCGAGGGGGCTGGGCTCGACTCCGCGGTGCAGGAGCGGGCGCTGGACACCTTTGCTCGGTTGGCTCGGGCTGAAGGGTCTGCCCATGGGGTCGATCCGGATGATGTGCACTTCCACGAGGTGGGTGCGCTGGATGCGATCGCCGACATCGTCGGAGTGGCGGCGGCTTCGATCTCGCTGGAGCTGGATCGGATCGTGGTGTCGACGGTCGCGCTCGGTGGTGGGCGGCAGGTGCGTGGGCAGCACGGCGGGATTCCGATTCCGGGGCCGGCGGTGCTGCATCTCCTGCGGGAGGCCGAGGCGCCGGTGGTCGGCGGCACCGCGCCGTACGAGATGACGACGCCGACCGGTGCCGCGCTGCTCGCGACGCTGGCCGACGAGTTCGGGCTGATGCCGCCGATCCGGATCCTGCAGACCGGTGTCGGTGCGGGCGGACGGGACCCGGTCGAGGTGCCGAACATCGTGCGCGTGGTGATCGGTGAGGCGACCGCGCAGCCGTCGACCGAGCTCGTCTACGAGACGAACGTCGACGACCTCGACCCGCGGATCTGGCCGCAGGTGCTCGCGCGCCTGCTGCAGGCCGGGGCGGCCGACGCGTGGCTGACCCCGATCCTGATGAAGAAGGGCCGGCCGGCGCACACGCTCTCGGTGCTCACCAGCAGCGCGAACGCCGAGGTGGTCCGCTCGGTGATCCTGACCGAGACGTCCGCGATCGGGCTGCGCGAGTTCCCGATCCGCAAGCACGCGGCGGACCGCGAGTTCGCCAGCGTCGAGGTGAGCGGCCAGCGGATCCACGTCAAGATCGCCCGGTACGGCGGCCAGGTGGTCAACGTGCAGCCGGAGTACGAGGACGTGGTCGCCGCGGCCACCGCCCTCGACAAGCCGGTCAAGTCGGTCCTGGCTCAGGCGATCGCTGCCGGCCACGACCTCTGGGGCTGA
- a CDS encoding cupin domain-containing protein produces MQKLVGAGQYQTAEPNHFAEHLRTESLSVGTYSIPAGGVDDQAPHHEDEIYVVTAGRASIVTPGGTEPVGPGDVLFVAAEEPHRFTDVTEDLALLVFFAPPYSGR; encoded by the coding sequence ATGCAGAAGCTTGTGGGGGCGGGGCAGTACCAGACCGCGGAGCCGAACCATTTCGCCGAGCACCTGCGGACCGAGTCGCTGTCGGTCGGCACGTACTCGATCCCGGCCGGCGGCGTCGACGACCAGGCGCCGCACCACGAGGACGAGATCTACGTGGTGACCGCGGGCCGGGCGTCGATCGTGACGCCCGGCGGGACGGAGCCGGTCGGCCCCGGTGACGTGCTGTTCGTGGCGGCGGAGGAGCCGCACCGCTTCACCGACGTCACCGAGGACCTGGCGTTGCTGGTGTTCTTCGCCCCGCCGTACTCGGGGCGCTGA